In one window of Mucilaginibacter auburnensis DNA:
- a CDS encoding FAD:protein FMN transferase — MLALKNTSANNLTVFGHETRLMGSNFEISVVGENHAVANQRINSAIAEINRVEKLLTTFGEDSEINLINRNAGMQPVKVSGEIFRLIERSLKIAELTYGTFDITYYSADKIFIDSNNSAPLATIPYSVTKTNYQAVVVDPYACTVFLKEKGMRISLAAIAKGYAADRAKYLLQMEGVSSGVITFDGDILTWGIQPDLEPWTAATALSGFNNQQLANLDISNMALATAVNKQKPAKVNNGGGFMVSAIENIYVLSPSAEFSSALTSPLMAMGINAGLYLMNKLNQVSCVITDDQNRVYTSKGIKTA; from the coding sequence ATGCTGGCTCTAAAAAATACATCGGCAAATAATTTAACGGTTTTCGGGCATGAAACCCGTTTAATGGGTAGCAATTTTGAGATAAGTGTTGTTGGCGAAAACCATGCCGTGGCAAACCAGCGCATTAACAGTGCTATTGCTGAGATAAATCGCGTTGAAAAGCTGTTAACTACTTTCGGCGAGGACAGTGAAATAAACCTTATTAACCGTAACGCCGGGATGCAACCTGTTAAAGTTAGCGGTGAAATATTTAGGTTAATAGAACGCTCCCTTAAAATAGCCGAACTTACCTACGGCACTTTTGATATTACCTACTACTCGGCTGATAAAATATTTATTGACAGTAATAACTCTGCTCCGTTAGCAACCATCCCCTACTCTGTTACTAAAACTAATTATCAGGCTGTGGTTGTTGACCCATATGCATGTACTGTATTTTTAAAAGAAAAGGGTATGCGTATCAGTCTGGCTGCTATTGCTAAAGGCTACGCTGCCGACAGGGCTAAATACCTGCTGCAAATGGAAGGTGTAAGTTCGGGTGTTATTACTTTTGATGGTGACATATTAACCTGGGGTATACAGCCTGATCTGGAACCATGGACCGCGGCAACAGCCCTTTCAGGCTTTAACAATCAGCAACTGGCAAATTTGGATATTAGTAACATGGCGCTGGCTACCGCTGTAAATAAACAAAAGCCCGCCAAGGTAAATAACGGTGGCGGCTTTATGGTTAGTGCTATAGAAAACATTTATGTATTAAGTCCTTCAGCCGAGTTTTCAAGCGCTTTAACGTCGCCGTTAATGGCCATGGGCATTAATGCCGGTTTATATTTAATGAATAAGTTGAACCAGGTTAGCTGCGTTATTACCGACGATCAAAACCGTGTTTATACTTCAAAAGGCATCAAAACAGCCTAA